One part of the Thermococcus litoralis DSM 5473 genome encodes these proteins:
- the pyrH gene encoding UMP kinase produces MRIVFDIGGSVLVPDKPDVEFIEEIAYQLTKISEDHEVAVVVGGGKVAREYIHAAKAFTPNETFKDYIGIHITRANAMLLIAALREKAYPFVVSDFRKAWEVMQLKKIPIMGGTHPGHTTDAVAALLAEYLQADLLVVITNVDGVYDSDPKKNPNAKKLERISTEKLVEIAMQSESKAGGSGVVDALAAKFIQRGKIRTLIIGKDDARNLFDAIKGKHKGTLVEP; encoded by the coding sequence ATGAGGATAGTATTCGACATTGGAGGTTCTGTTCTAGTTCCCGACAAGCCTGATGTTGAATTTATAGAGGAGATTGCCTATCAGCTGACAAAAATCAGCGAAGATCACGAGGTAGCAGTCGTCGTCGGAGGAGGAAAAGTAGCAAGAGAATACATTCACGCCGCAAAGGCTTTTACTCCAAATGAAACATTCAAAGACTATATCGGAATACACATAACAAGGGCCAACGCAATGCTCTTAATAGCGGCACTCAGAGAAAAAGCGTACCCGTTTGTGGTGAGCGATTTTAGAAAAGCGTGGGAAGTAATGCAGCTCAAAAAGATACCCATAATGGGTGGAACGCATCCCGGGCATACAACAGACGCCGTTGCTGCTCTCTTAGCCGAATATCTCCAAGCAGATTTGCTTGTGGTTATAACAAACGTTGATGGCGTTTACGATAGCGACCCTAAAAAGAACCCAAACGCAAAGAAGCTGGAGAGGATTTCAACTGAAAAGCTCGTAGAGATAGCTATGCAGAGCGAGAGCAAAGCGGGTGGAAGTGGTGTTGTTGATGCGTTAGCGGCTAAATTCATTCAGAGGGGCAAAATAAGAACCCTAATTATCGGTAAGGATGATGCAAGAAACCTTTTTGATGCCATAAAGGGCAAACACAAGGGCACTCTAGTTGAACCTTGA